The Bradyrhizobium sp. B097 genome contains the following window.
ACGGCCCGGTCAAGGCCTTGATCCTCGACCTCGACGCCAAGAAGGCCGAGGCGATGATCAATCCGCTGATCGACGCACCGGTCGGCAGCGTCTCGATCCGCGGGGCGCTGACGAAGTTTGCGGAAACCGAGGGGCTGGCCTTGTAGCGACGCTGCCGTCGCCTCCGCCACCCCTACGCGCTTTCAGCAATTCGAGACTCCGCCATGCTACCCGAAGCCAAACTCGACGTCCTGCTCGCCCATCACGCCTCGCTCGAGGCCGAGCTGCTCGGCCAGGTCAACTCCGAGCGCTATGTTGCGATCACGCGCGAGCTCGCCGAGCTCAATCCGCTGATCGACGCGGTGAAGACCTATCGCGCTGCCCGATCGGAACTCGCCGACACAGAGGCGTTGCTGGCGGATGCGGGGACCGACGCCGAGATGCGCAGCATGGCGGAAGCCGAGCTGGAGACGTTGCAGGCGCGCATCGGCGATCTCGAACAGGAGATCCGGATCGCGCTGCTGCCGAAGGACGCGATGGACGACCGCAATGTGGTGCTGGAAATCCGTGCCGGCACCGGTGGCGACGAGGCCTCGCTGTTCGCCGGCGACCTGTTCCGGATGTATGAGCGCTTCGCGGCCTTGCAGGGCTGGAAGGTCGAGGTGATCTCGGCGAGCGAAGGCACCGTCGGCGGCTACAAGGAAATCATCGCCGAGGTGCAGGGCCGCGGCGCCTTCGCCAAGTTGAAATTCGAGTCCGGCGTGCACCGCGTGCAGCGCGTGCCCGACACCGAGACGCAGGGCCGCATCCACACCTCGGCCGCCACGGTCGCCGTGCTGCCCGAAGTCGAGGACGTCGACGTCGACATCAAGGACACGGATTTGCGGATCGAGACCATGCGCGCCGGCGGCGCCGGCGGCCAGCACGTCAACAAGACCGAATCCGCGATCCGCATCACCCATCTGCCGACCGGCATCGTGGTGATGATGCAGGACAGCCGCTCGCAGCACAAAAACCGGGCGTCGGCGATGAACATCCTGCGCTCGCGCATCTATGACGCC
Protein-coding sequences here:
- the prfA gene encoding peptide chain release factor 1, with amino-acid sequence MLPEAKLDVLLAHHASLEAELLGQVNSERYVAITRELAELNPLIDAVKTYRAARSELADTEALLADAGTDAEMRSMAEAELETLQARIGDLEQEIRIALLPKDAMDDRNVVLEIRAGTGGDEASLFAGDLFRMYERFAALQGWKVEVISASEGTVGGYKEIIAEVQGRGAFAKLKFESGVHRVQRVPDTETQGRIHTSAATVAVLPEVEDVDVDIKDTDLRIETMRAGGAGGQHVNKTESAIRITHLPTGIVVMMQDSRSQHKNRASAMNILRSRIYDAERQRVDAARSADRKEKVGSGDRSERIRTYNFPQGRVTDHRINLTLYKLPQVIAGEALGELIDALTTEHQAAQLAAQGAAA